In a single window of the Drosophila gunungcola strain Sukarami unplaced genomic scaffold, Dgunungcola_SK_2 000066F, whole genome shotgun sequence genome:
- the LOC128264352 gene encoding inhibitor of growth protein 3 codes for MLYLEDYLEMIEHLPQELRDRFTEMRELDLAVQNNMDSLDKKAHLFFKQCKRDELQHESMDTEFHSLRGEYFKVMEDADEKVAIATQIHELVERYLRRLDSELFKFKCELEADNNGITEILERRSLELDGNSTAATALLLSMNQKENRYFGASSANSLVNSSAGGHGVPSGPSATGSSSAIALVSGATGSGSGALASISTAQLSSSQRHRKLEKRRETICTVPVQEKRANLNQSLPVVTTAPVLASSSSSASAAPGALASVTAAQSQASNHIGSLATTHLSLSVSVGVSVGVAGGSGNLPGSSSSMAAGTGSLVRQLPTNLAHSVLSSTGGAVTAAGGVAGGTGATPVVTGATAGHGHGGGATVTYNLQQLGGGAAASSAIAAAASQAIVATQQMQQGRRTASLKASYEAIHGTAGTTAEFWSQAGQGGGLPQSAGGAVAVAAGTALTTSGAAGGGAGTGGSHHSHHSQSHHSSSSSSHGHGHGHGHGHGHGHGHGHHSSGSGHGSGHHHQEKKQKKKLTTALAVPSSLAVQPLAGSSSGNSIGSASSSMSVESVDMLSTAMAAAAAAASTNLSTGGLPHGTLTMAGGGAAPGAGLTTANAAGSVTGVAAMTLPTNNSSTASATATMPPGTSLIINENGLMVEQTNEGEWSYDPNEPRYCTCNQVSYGDMVACDNDACPYEWFHYPCVGITQPPKGKWFCPKCTASMRRRGNRKN; via the exons ATGCTTTACCTGGAGGACTACCTGGAGATGATCGAGCACCTGCCGCAGGAGCTGCGCGACCGCTTCACGGAGATGCGCGAACTGGATCTCGCCGTTCAGA ACAACATGGACTCTCTGGACAAGAAGGCGCACCTATTCTTCAAACAGTGCAAGCGCGATGAGCTGCAGCACGAGTCCATGGACACGGAGTTTCACAGCCTGCGCGGCGAGTACTTCAAGGTGATGGAGGACGCGGACGAGAAGGTGGCCATTGCCACCCAGATCCACGAGCTAGTGGAGCGCTACCTGCGCCGCCTGGACAGCGAGCTCTTCAAGTTCAAGTGCGAGCTGGAGGCGGACAACAACGGCATTACCGAGATCCTCGAGCGTCGCTCCCTGGAGCTGGACGGCAACTCCACGGCCGCCACCGCCCTGCTGCTCAGCATGAACCAGAAGGAGAATCGCTACTTCGGCGCCAGTTCGGCCAACAGTCTGGTCAACAGCTCGGCCGGCGGCCATGGTGTCCCATCCGGCCCATCCGCCACCGGCTCCTCCTCGGCCATTGCCCTGGTCAGCGGAGCCACTGGATCAGGATCGGGAGCCCTGGCCAGCATCTCCACGGCCCAGCTCAGCTCCAGCCAGCGGCACCGCAAGCTGGAGAAGCGGCGCGAGACTATCTGCACCGTGCCCGTGCAGGAGAAGCGCGCCAATCTCAACCAATCGCTGCCCGTGGTCACCACTGCCCCGGTGctggcctcctcctcctcttctgCCTCTGCGGCTCCTGGTGCCCTGGCCAGCGTCACAGCCGCCCAGTCGCAGGCCTCCAATCACATTGGCAGCCTGGCCACCACACATCTTAGCCTGTCCGTATCCGTGGGCGTcagtgtgggcgtggccggcgGCAGTGGCAACCTGcccggcagcagcagctcaatGGCAGCCGGAACGGGCTCCCTGGTGCGCCAGCTGCCCACAAACCTGGCGCACAGCGTGCTAAGCAGCACAGGCGGAGCCGTAACGGCAGCGGGCGGAGTGGCAGGCGGCACTGGAGCCACACCGGTGGTCACAGGAGCAACCGCGGGCCATGGACATGGCGGCGGAGCCACAGTCACCTACAACCTGCAGCAACTGGGCGGAGGAGCGGCCGCCTCCAGTGCCATTGCGGCGGCAGCCAGCCAGGCGATTGTGGCCACGCAGCAGATGCAGCAGGGTCGGCGCACGGCCAGCCTGAAGGCCAGCTACGAGGCCATCCACGGCACGGCGGGCACCACGGCGGAGTTCTGGTCGCAGGCGGGCCAGGGCGGTGGCCTGCCGCAGTCCGCGGGCGGAGCGGTTGCAGTGGCGGCCGGCACGGCACTAACCACCAGCGGagcagctggaggaggagctggcACCGGCGGATCACACCACTCGCACCACTCACAGTCgcaccacagcagcagcagcagcagccatgGCCACGGACACGGACATGGTCACGGCCATGGACATGGGCATGGCCATGGGCAccacagcagcggcagcggacATGGCAGCGGTCACCACCACCAGGAGAAGAAGCAGAAGAAGAAGCTGACCACTGCGCTGGCGGTGCCCTCGTCGCTGGCCGTTCAGCCGCTGGCCGGCTCCTCGTCCGGCAACTCCATTggctccgcctcctcctcgaTGAGCGTGGAGTCGGTGGACATGCTCTCCACGGCTATGGCTGCAGCGGCTGCAGCGGCCTCAACAAATCTTTCAACTGGTGGCCTGCCCCATGGAACGCTGACCATGGCTGGCGGTGGAGCAGCCCCAGGAGCTGGCTTGACGACGGCCAATGCCGCTGGCAGTGTCACCGGCGTGGCTGCCATGACCCTGCCcaccaacaacagcagcaccgCCAGCGCCACCGCCACAATGCCGCCCGGCACCAGTCTGATCATCAACGAGAACGGACTCATGGTGGAGCAGACCAACGAGGGCGAGTGGTCGTACGATCCCAACGAGCCGCGCTACTGCACCTGCAACCAGGTGTCCTACGGCGACATGGTGGCCTGCGACAACGACGCCTGTCCCTACGAGTGGTTCCACTACCCCTGCGTGGGCATCACGCAGCCGCCGAAGGGCAAGTGGTTCTGTCCCAAGTGCACCGCCTCCATGCGACGGCGCGGCAACAGGAAGAACTGA
- the LOC128264315 gene encoding glucose-induced degradation protein 8-B homolog, with translation MSYNEKSEAITKEEWLQRLEQFPFKQADMNRLIMNYLVTEGFKEAAEKFQHEADLEPSVELSSLDERILIREAVQAGRIEEATQLVNQLHPELLGSDRYLFFHLQQLQLIELIRAGKVEEALAFAQSKLSESGEEAMFELERTLALLAFEKPQESPFADLLEQSYRQKIASELNSAILRCEHSEDSTPKMMFLLKLILWAQSKLDSRSISYPKMKNLETAHLEPK, from the exons ATGAGCTACAACGAGAAATCGGAGGCCATCACCAAGGAGGAGTGGCTGCAGCGCCTGGAGCAGTTTCCCTTCAAGCAGGCGGACATGAATCGCCTGATCATGAACTACTTGGTCACAG AGGGCTTCAAAGAGGCCGCCGAAAAGTTCCAGCACGAGGCGGATCTGGAGCCCAGTGTGGAGCTGAGCAGTTTGGACGAGCGCATACTCATCCGCGAGGCGGTCCAGGCCGGGCGCATTGAGGAGGCCACCCAGCTGGTCAATCAGCTGCATCCGGAGCTCCTCGGCAGCGATCGCTATCTGTTCTTCcacctgcagcagctgcagctcaTCGAGCTGATTCGCGCCGGAAAGGTGGAGGAGGCATTGGCCTTCGCCCAGAGCAAGCTGTCGGAGTCCGGCGAGGAGGCCATGTTCGAGCTGGAGCGCACACTGGCCCTGCTCGCCTTCGAGAAGCCGCAGGAGAGCCCCTTCGCCGACCTGCTGGAGCAGTCGTACCGCCAGAAGATCGCCAGCGAGCTTAATTCGGCCATTCTGCGGTGCGAGCACAGCGAGGACTCCACGCCCAAGATGATGTTCCTGCTCAAGCTGATCTTGTGGGCCCAGTCCAAGCTGGACAGCCGCTCCATCAGCTATCCCAAGATGAAGAACCTGGAGACGGCGCACCTGGAGCCGAAGTAA
- the LOC128264313 gene encoding nucleoporin Nup35 produces the protein MEPMTLGSPVNSPGSNQSQYLPPFLLGDPQGLTPHKNTLSPKTGRYNVSFATSPGGSSPHEFNRSALNTRTLFGAQSAAAAAGGAHNLSQPAVGGSATPSHAHTLSHHQAGPPTQGLFDSLRETNATPQQRNHQLSMLQVQSPNQSYQSYQTNDSFAPGPPNGINASMRAMYSPLGSIASPGAVGGAGVGVGGAGATPSGNSRLADFWVTIFGFSPGASSMVLQHFTLCGIIVDVVHAPQNGNWMHVRFSSRIESDKALNYNHKVIAGNVMVGVARCTERSVIDKENSSGLANANASDAIASSPTAVRPFAQQSYKLARDGNTISPSKEVPQKSSGLMNKAMDLIFGW, from the exons ATGGAACCCATGACGCTGGGCAGTCCGGTCAACAGCCCCGGCTCGAACCAGAGCCAGTACCTGCCGCCCTTCCTCCTGGGCGATCCCCAAGGCCTGACGCCGCACAAGAACACGCTGTCGCCGAAGACCGGCCGCTATAATGTTAGTTTTG CCACTTCCCCCGGCGGCAGCAGTCCGCACGAGTTCAACCGCTCCGCCCTGAACACCCGCACACTGTTTGGCGCCCaatctgccgctgctgctgctggcggcGCCCACAATCTCTCCCAGCCTGCAGTCGGAGGCAGTGCCACGCCTAGCCACGCGCACACATTGAGCCACCACCAGGCGGGACCGCCCACCCAGGGCCTCTTCGATTCGCTGCGGGAAACGAACGCCACGCCGCAGCAGCGCAACCATCAGTTGAGCATGCTGCAGGTGCAGTCACCCAACCAGAGCTACCAAAGCTACCAGACCAACGATTCGTTTGCACCCGGGCCACCCAATGGCATCAATGCCTCCATGCGGGCCATGTACTCGCCCCTGGGCTCCATCGCCTCACCAGGAGCAGTAGGAGGAGCAGGAGTGGGAGTAGGAGGAGCAGGCGCAACACCATCGGGCAACTCCCGCCTAGCCGACTTCTGGGTCACCATCTTCGGCTTCTCGCCCGGGGCCAGCTCCATGGTGCTGCAGCACTTTACCCTGTGCGGCATCATCGTGGACGTGGTGCATGCCCCCCAGAACGGCAACTGGATGCACGTGCGGTTCTCCTCGCGCATCGAGAGCGACAAGGCGCTGAACTACAACCACAAGGTGATCGCCGGCAATGTgatggtgggcgtggcccgcTGCACGGAGCGCTCGGTGATCGACAAAGAGAACAGCAGCGGCCtggccaatgccaatgcaTCGGACGCAATAGCCAGCAGCCCCACCGCGGTGCGTCCGTTTGCCCAGCAGTCGTACAAGCTGGCCCGCGACGGAAACACCATCTCGCCCTCAAAGGAGGTGCCCCAGAAGAGCTCCGGCCTGATGAACAAGGCCATGGACCTCATATTCGGCTGGTGA